The genome window GTCTCTTTTGACAACAGCATCACACGTCTTTGTGGCAGTTTTTTTAACTTCGTTAAGCAGCTTAAGATCTTCCTCTGTAACTTTTTCCATTACACTCGGAACTTTTGCCATAGACATCCTCCTTTCGTAAAAATGGCCGGAGTTGTCCTACTACACCCATTTTCAGGAATAGCTTATAGGATCAACTCCGGCTTGAAACGTCACTTAAGCATTTACGCTCGGCTCATGATTGTTATTCAGTTTTTCCCATCCTCGCAATAAGCTTCGAATATGCTTTTAGCCTTTCTTCTTGATTCATAGCAGCAGTAATTTGATCTACCACTTCGATTGCATCTATAGTAACCGTCGGCGGCACCATTTTATCTTTGCTCTTAAGCTTAAACTCGACCTGAAGAACACCATTCGGTCTTATCAATTTGCAGGCTTTGTCACGAGGATTTTCACCTTGAACAAAAAGTTCGAAATTTTTTTCATTTCCCACTTGACGTTCCCCCTTCCGTATGTTATACCCTCGCCGGAAGCGGTTCGTTAGGGTTATTCTTTGCGTTTGTGTATACCGTCTTAACGTCGGCAAGTTCAGCCTTTGTCATTTTATCTCCCATCACCAAATAGGAGATTACCATACCTACACCTCTTACTGCTTCTTTACCGGTAATCATCTTTTTGTTAGTGCTACCAATTACAAGAAGATTAATCCAAAGCTCATTATCGAAAGACCATGAAATCTTATTTAACTTCTCCACGATATCTTCCCATGAAAGCTCTTTGTTCTTTGCCATCTTAGCCACATGTGCTAATGCCATCTGTGTTACAGGCTTAAGCAATAAATTGTTCTCTCTCATTACAGAGATAGGTTTGTCACGTCTCGTGAGCTGTATGTATTCTTGAAAAGCATCTAAATTATTAAGAAGAACTTTCCAATACTCAGCCACTTCATTATAAGCAGCCTCTACTTCTGCCTCTTCAGGCAACACATTTGTAGAAAATTTGTTGTCCTTCAGCAATGTGCCTGAAATAGTATATAAAGCACTTAATGTGGTAAGCTGCTTACTTCTTGTAGAAAGTGTATTGCTCTTCCAATTAACAAGATCAATCCCCATAATCGGAGCAAGCGGTTCTCCCTCTGTAAGAAGCTTTCTTGAAATGACTGCGAATACATCATCATCACTAGTGATGATATTGTCTCCTCGACTTGTCTGTTTAGCATACTTGTTTATCTTATTGAAGATCTTACGAATCTTCTGTGTATCAGTATGCTCAACAAAAATCACGCTAATCTCTTCGTTTGCCAATTCAGGATGAGGAACCAATCTATTCATTGC of Roseburia hominis contains these proteins:
- a CDS encoding DNA sulfur modification protein DndB yields the protein MATIGCIQAKMGDTPYYLAKMSAGQLIDSVGIAKELPEWPDMNADEKMQREYDIKRVVEEMVPYVVDDPNRFFGSLIIDIYSGYEDIVYESVAEALQTLPAAYRVPMKDMGFLTLPGKERLIALDGQHRLLALKIAIKGVMGIPAGEKMTAAMNRLVPHPELANEEISVIFVEHTDTQKIRKIFNKINKYAKQTSRGDNIITSDDDVFAVISRKLLTEGEPLAPIMGIDLVNWKSNTLSTRSKQLTTLSALYTISGTLLKDNKFSTNVLPEEAEVEAAYNEVAEYWKVLLNNLDAFQEYIQLTRRDKPISVMRENNLLLKPVTQMALAHVAKMAKNKELSWEDIVEKLNKISWSFDNELWINLLVIGSTNKKMITGKEAVRGVGMVISYLVMGDKMTKAELADVKTVYTNAKNNPNEPLPARV